GCTGGAGTCCCAGGCGCCGCCCTCGTACGCGACGATGCCCGTGGTGCCGAGCGTGCTCACCGTCAGCTGCCCGGAGAACGACCCGTTGGAGTCGGCGGTGACCGTCGTCTTGTCGGCGGTCTCGGCCGCCCCGGAACGCCCCGCCAGGGTCACGGTCGCGCCCGGCGTGAACTTGCTGCCGGTGACGGTGACCGCGTCGCCCGGATTACCGGACGCGGTGCCGAGCTGGATGGCACGGTCGTTGGGGACGGTCTGCGGGCCGGCGACGATCGTCAGCGACACGGGCGCCGGCGGGTTCGTCACCGTGCAGGGGGTGTCCAGCTCCATGATGTAGCTGGTGTGGATGTTGTAGTCACCGGGCGAGAGGGTGATCGATCCGGCCGCGGTGACCGTGAACGTACCGGTCATCGAGAACGGCGGGAACGGCGCCTTCCCGGCCACCGGCGGATTCGACTTGGGTCCTGTGACGTTGATGCTGCCGGTCTGGGCACCGCCGAGGGTGGCCTTTCCGGTCGGCGTCATGATGTCGGCCGGGAGCGCGATGTCGACCGGGTTCCCCGCGGCCGGGCTGGTCACCTTGTAGGTGACGGTGACCGTGTCGCCGACCTTGGGCGTCGCGTTGTCGACGGTGATCTCGGCGGTCGTGGTGCCGTCGATCGGCGGGATGCCCGCGATCGGCGGCGGTACGCAGTGGGTCGGGAAGGAGACCGCCGCCATCGCGGCCTGGGCCTGCGCCTGCGCGCCGGGCGCGAGGACGGTGGCCCCGGACACGGCGAGGGCGGTCACTCCGAGAGTGGCTGCCCAGCGGCGTCTTCGGGTGGAGGAGCGAAGGGATGCCATGGGCTTCCCCCTTTCACTTCAGCGCACTTCAATCGGTGGCCGCCATTGACCGGTTGCAGCGAAAAGAAGTCAATGGAAGCGAAATGCACCGTCTGATGACCCATCAGATACTGTCAAGATCCCCGTTTCCGCAGCTCACAGCGGAGGCATGGACTCCGCGCCCCAAGGGCTGTCCCGGACGGAGCGCAAGGGCGGGCGATGCGCCGGCGCTTATGCTCGGCGCATGACTGAGAGCACCGCACCCGAGGCACTGGACCCCGAGGACCGCAAGATCGTCACACTGGCGCGCAGCGCCCGCGCCCGCAACGGCGTCCCCGAGGGCGCGGCAGTCCGCGACGAGACCGGTCGCACATATGTCGCGGGCACCGTGGCCCTTGAGTCCCTACGGCTCAGCGCGCTCCGGACCGCGGTGGCGATGGCGGTGGCGAGCGGCGCGAAGTCCCTGGAGGCGGCGGCGGTCGTGGCCGACTCGACCGTGCTCCCCGACGCCGACCTCGCCGCCGTCCGCGAGCTGGGCGGCCCTGGCACCCCGGTGCATCTGGCGGGGCCCGACGGCACGATCCGGGCCACGCTGCCGGCGTAGGTCCTGTCCGGGCGACGCGTACCGCAGCCCGCGCGGTGAGCCGGGGGGACACCACGTGGCCCGCCTGCCCGCCGCGCGGGGCAGGCACCCGGCATGCGGCTCCCCGCGAGGCGCGCTCAGCCCATGAGACGCGGTCAGCCCGTGAGGGGGAACATCGCGCCCCTGCGGCCCTCGGGGACTCCGGCCACTCCAGCCTCGCCGCCGTGTCCCCCTCGGCGAGCGGCGTGTGCAGCACGATCGTCAGATCGGGCCTCGCCGGCACCTTCAGCTGGGTGGTCTCCAGGAACAGCGGGCCCGCCAGCGGGTGCTCCATCTCCTTGCGCACCTGCCCACCGGGGGCGGTCGTGCCGCTCCCACAGCTCGGCGAACTCGTCACTCGCCCCCGCGCCGCCTCCACCGGGGTAGGGCATCCAGGTATCGATCAGCCACCGCATCCCCTCGCAGTTGGCGTGTCGCTCGGCCGGATCGACCTGTGGGGGCGGCGGGTTGGGGCACGCCGGCACATACAGACGCCGGCGCTCCGCACCACTCAGCCGCAGCACCCGGCCCACCGAGTCCAGCACCTGCGGGGAGACGGGCCGTACTGGCGATCGACGCCGCGATCGTGGTGGCGGCAGCCCTGCTGACGGCGGTGGGCCTGCGCGAACGAAGGCGGTGACGACCGCCCGTTCAGGGCCGGTCGAGCCGGAGCCGCTCGGCTTTCGGAAGACCGGCCACGACCAG
This DNA window, taken from Streptomyces sp. SCSIO 30461, encodes the following:
- a CDS encoding beta-xylosidase; this translates as MASLRSSTRRRRWAATLGVTALAVSGATVLAPGAQAQAQAAMAAVSFPTHCVPPPIAGIPPIDGTTTAEITVDNATPKVGDTVTVTYKVTSPAAGNPVDIALPADIMTPTGKATLGGAQTGSINVTGPKSNPPVAGKAPFPPFSMTGTFTVTAAGSITLSPGDYNIHTSYIMELDTPCTVTNPPAPVSLTIVAGPQTVPNDRAIQLGTASGNPGDAVTVTGSKFTPGATVTLAGRSGAAETADKTTVTADSNGSFSGQLTVSTLGTTGIVAYEGGAWDSSKGAGPAAYTVIDNTPIPANSQKIGASVAAGTLSMTQAGDSVQLTSVDYGQGGNATGDLNAVTVKDFRGGPAGWSLTGKVTDFTGPAGTIGAGRLSWTPSCTTKSGSPSTCVPGSGGAVGLAGATLASTPNGAATGGEFTAGAKLSLNVPAFTAPGDYSGVLTLTLS
- a CDS encoding cytidine deaminase, whose amino-acid sequence is MTESTAPEALDPEDRKIVTLARSARARNGVPEGAAVRDETGRTYVAGTVALESLRLSALRTAVAMAVASGAKSLEAAAVVADSTVLPDADLAAVRELGGPGTPVHLAGPDGTIRATLPA